In the genome of Candidatus Omnitrophota bacterium, one region contains:
- the gpmA gene encoding 2,3-diphosphoglycerate-dependent phosphoglycerate mutase, which produces MYRIVLLRHGESVWNKENKFTGWTDVDLSDKGRQEARKAGEVLKKEGFVFDIAYTSVLKRAIRTLWTALDVMDLMWIPVINSWRLNERHYGGLQGLNKSEMAAKYGEQQVLIWRRSYDIQPPALEDNDPRHPKFDARYKDMDKKDIPATECLKDTVSRFLPYWHDTIAASIKSGKKVIIAAHGNSLRALVKYLDNISDEAIVKLNIPTGMPLVYELDKDLKPIKNYYLGDPEEVKKAMDQVANQGKAK; this is translated from the coding sequence ATGTACAGAATAGTTTTATTAAGGCACGGAGAAAGTGTTTGGAATAAGGAAAATAAATTTACCGGATGGACAGATGTTGACCTTTCCGATAAGGGCAGGCAAGAGGCCAGGAAAGCCGGCGAGGTTTTGAAAAAAGAGGGTTTTGTTTTTGACATTGCCTATACCTCGGTATTAAAAAGGGCGATCCGCACTTTATGGACAGCGCTTGATGTGATGGATCTTATGTGGATTCCGGTAATTAATTCTTGGCGGCTTAATGAGCGCCATTACGGCGGCCTTCAGGGATTGAATAAATCTGAAATGGCGGCAAAATACGGCGAGCAGCAGGTTTTGATCTGGCGCAGGAGTTATGATATTCAACCTCCAGCTTTAGAAGATAACGACCCGCGTCATCCCAAATTTGACGCGCGCTATAAAGATATGGATAAAAAGGATATCCCCGCCACAGAGTGCCTTAAGGATACAGTCTCGCGGTTTTTGCCTTATTGGCATGATACGATCGCTGCTTCAATAAAATCAGGCAAGAAAGTTATTATTGCCGCCCATGGCAATAGCCTGCGCGCGTTAGTAAAATACCTGGATAATATTTCTGATGAGGCTATTGTAAAATTAAATATTCCAACCGGAATGCCGCTTGTTTATGAATTAGATAAAGATTTAAAGCCGATAAAGAATTATTATTTAGGAGATCCAGAAGAAGTTAAAAAGGCCATGGACCAGGTAGCGAATCAGGGGAAAGCTAAATAG